The genome window GCTTCCCATGCTTCTTCGTCCCAAAGCTCCAATCTGTTATATAGCCCGCAAACCACTACATTCTTTTTTAATCCGGCATAGGTCTTTAAGTATTCAGGAACAAGCGCTCTTCCCAGTTTATCAAGGTTAACGGACATGGCTCCTGAAAGCATAAGTCTGGCGAATCCCCTTGCTTCCATCTGGCCGGAAGGAAGCTTTCCCAATTTTTCAGACATAACGTTCCATTCTTCTCCTGTATAGACAACTAAGCAATTTTCTATTCCTTTGGTGATGATAACTTCTTCTCCCAGTTCCTTTCTGAACTTAGCCGGCA of Candidatus Nealsonbacteria bacterium CG07_land_8_20_14_0_80_39_13 contains these proteins:
- a CDS encoding cell division/cell wall cluster transcriptional repressor MraZ, with translation MFIGEYKHTIDTKKRLALPAKFRKELGEEVIITKGIENCLVVYTGEEWNVMSEKLGKLPSGQMEARGFARLMLSGAMSVNLDKLGRALVPEYLKTYAGLKKNVVVCGLYNRLELWDEEAWEAYKKKTEKEVGSMAEKLKELGI